Part of the Labrenzia sp. CE80 genome, ACAAGGCCCATGAAGCTCAGGAACAACTGGCTTTCGCAGACATTGTCCTTCTGAACAAGGTTGACCTGGTCGAGGAGCAAGAGCTTGTCGACGTCGAACAACGAATTCGCAGGATCAATCCAACGGCGGTCATTCATCGCAGTGAGCGATGCCAGATCGGACTGGATAAAATTCTTGAACGTGGCGCATTCGATCTCGACCGCGTTCTGGAAATCGAGCCGGAGTTTTTGAAGCACTTCCACGATCATGATCATGATGACCATGTCACGAGTTTCTCTCTGCTCAGCGACAGTCCACTCGATCCTGAACAGTTCTTCCCCTGGATACAGACCATTGCTCAAAATCATGGCCAGGAGATGCTGCGAATGAAGGGGATCATCGCGTTTGAGAACGACGATGATCGTTTCGTGATGCAGGGCGTTCATATGCTGTTGGAGGGTGACCATCAGCAGCAATGGAAGGCAGATGAGCAGCGCACGACACGGCTGGTGTTCATTGGACGGGATCTGCCTCGAGAGGCGCTCGAAGAAGGATTTCGAAAATGCGTGGTTCAGGCACAGGTTGCGGTGGGATGACCAAGTTCGACAATCCACTCGCGCCGAAATTTGGTCGTCTGAAAGACAAGTCTGCAGAGATCAAGGGGTGGGTCCGAGACCTGATGAACGTGCCGACGGACACTCCGATCACGGTCGCCGAATTGGCCTGCCGCGACGAGGGGTGTCCGGACATCGAGACGGTGATCGGCGTACTTGAACCTGAAAAACCCATCACGAAAATTCGGGTTCATGCCACCATGACCGAAGTGACGAAGGCAAATATTGCTGAAGCCGCCGGTTTGAAACAATAGACTCCAAGATCTTCACCTTACGATCAGCGGCACCTTGGTGTCGTTGCTCTTCCGCGTCATTCTTCACGCCTGGCTGATGACGAGGAGGCAAAGTCTCTCCCTTAAGGAGCCAGTTTTTCAGGATTGATGAGGAGCAATTTCGCTCGCCGTGGTTGTTCAGACTCTGGTTCGTAGTGTTGTCTTACCGGCTTCCTGGAAGGTGGAGAGGGTTGCGACGGGAAAGCGTCGGTTGGGATCAGAATGAGTTGACACAACGAGATGTCAAAATGTAATGTTATAAAGTATCAACTGAAGCTTGGCGCTGTGTCGACAATTGCAGGGCGTCGAAATCGAAAGTTACTGCCGAATGCACCGCAGCCATGACCCTTTCAAGCGGCGCGTGTATCCTGACCATCCAAGATCGAGAGAAGTCCAATGAGACTTTTGCGTACTTATGACGACTGGAAGCATTGCATAGTCGAAATCTGCAAGGTGCCGCTTTCAACTGACTATGTCACTGCGCGGTTGCAGGAGCTTCGCGACGAGCAGAACTTCAACACAAGGAAATTCATCAAAAGCTGGGGCGAGCAGCATCGACAACAGGTTGTCGCCTGGTTCGAACAGGCAGAGATTGAGCTGTCTCAAGCCGTTCCACGGAATGGCGAAACCTAGACCAACCACGTACCCGGCAATTGCGTGCAATCTTGGTTCAGGGATTACTCTTGTCACATTAAATGTCGTGTATTTCCAATAGCTTATCGAGATCGGAATATCTTCAGATTGTTGCGAGACGGGTGGCTCTGAGATTAGGTGGGGTAATTTAGCTTTTAGGATTGGCTGCGAAAGGTCGGGCTCGACGGGTCTTAGGATACATATTTCATTGGTCTGTGCTCGTTGACTTTAGGTCTTAAAGCCGCTTCAACACTCATGATGGTTCTCATGTGCCAAGAGACGCACGCGAGATGAAAAGGGAACACGGTCAGGTGTAGCCAACAGGCGCCAAACCCGTGACTGCCCCCGCAACTGTAGGCGGAGAGCGAACCTGACAAAGACCACTGGGCCGGCATCAGCCATTCGCCCGGGAAGGTTCAGGTAAGCTTCGACCCGCGAGTCAGGAGACCTGCCATCACCCCATGCAACGCTCGGGCGGGGTGCCCCGAGGAGGTTAGGTGATGACGTCAAGACTCCATCAGGCTTCGGCCGGCTGTTCGTTTGCCGTTTTATATCTGCCCCTTTGGCAATCCGTCCCTTCAAATGAAAGAACGGCTGATGCTGGAAGGCGACAGGGCAATTCTCTCGGTATGTACACGATGTCGGGTTCCGGGTGACGGCTGCGCGCTTGAGGAACGGCCCGGTTACCGCCTCGCGCGCGGCATAAAGGCTCGGTTTTCCCAAAGTGATGCGGCAAGGCTTGGCGTCGAGCTTCGGGGTGTGCGTTGCATGAGCCAATGCAAGCGCCATTGCGTTGTCGCCTTGTCGGGCACTGGCAAATTCACTCTGGTATTTGGCGATCTGGATGCGTCAGTCGACGCGGATGCGGTCTTGCGGCTCGCGGCCCAGTACGCGGAGGCTCCCAACGGGCTGATTGAGCGCCCGGACAGGCCCGAACCACTGCGGGCCGGAATTCTAGGGCGTATCCCGCCAATCGGCTTTGATGACGACCTCGTCGACACGAGTTTCACCATAAAACCAATGCACTGCAAGGAGGTGCTCTAATGCTTCATTTGTCTCTTGGCGGACCTGTCAAACGGGTCCTGCAAACTGCCGCTCTCGGCGCAATTCTGGCGTTGCCGCTGACCTTGAATCCAGCCCGGGCAGACAGTGTAACCGTTGGTCAGACGTTCCTGGCGTCCGGTCTTGATCCGGCCGAAGGATCAACTGGTTGGGCACTTGTCACACACGGGATCGGAGAACAGCTTTTCCAGGTCTCGCGCACAGGCGAAGTCGTTCCGAATCTGGCATCTTCGGCGAATTTCAACGCAGATGGCACCTGGACCGTTGAACTTGCACCCGATCGATTCTTTTCCGATGGCACACCCGTCAGCGCAGAACTTGTTGCTGCCGCGCTCAACAGAACGGGTGAAGCCAACCCGTCCGCCAGAGCGACGGCAGGCCGGCTGACGTTTGAAGCCGTAGATGCGGATACGCTCAAGGTTTCAACTGAGGAACCGACGACCATCTTGCCCTCAATCCTCGCGGAGTGGGCTTTCCCGGTTTATTTGAAAACTGACGAAGCACCTATTTTCACCGGCCCCTTTGCAGTGACAGATTTTCAGGCGGGGTCGCAAATCAACATGACACCGAACACCTACTATGAAGGCGCAGAAAAACGGCCTGACGTCGTGCTGCGCCGAATTTCTGACGGGCAGTCACTTGCCTTGGCGTTTGCCTCCGGCGAGTTGGATCTTGCCTTCAATTTGCCCGTGGAATCTCTATCCATGTTCGACGGCGCGCACGGCGAGGCGGTCAAGTCCTTTCCAGTTGCCTATCAGTACATGATGTGGATGAACACGCGGCATCCGGCGCTCGAAGATGTGCGTGTCCGCAAAGCCATCGATCTGGCAGTCAGCCGCGACGATCTGGTCGCAGCAGCGCGAGCCGGGAAGCCGGCAACTGGTGCATTTGCAAGCAGCTACCCCTTTGCGGCGAGTGGTCCGCTCAAACAGGATCTCGAAGCTGCAAGTGCGCTGCTTGACGAAGCAGGCTGGATGAAAGGCACTGATGGTGTGCGTTCCAAGGACGGCAAGCGCCTTGAACTTGTGCTCTGGGCCTATCCTCAGCGTCCGGACCTTGTCACCTTTCAACCGGTTATCCGTGCGGCGCTTGCCGATCTCGGCGTCAGCGTGACCACCCAGGTTACGGAAAGCCCCAGTCAGGTGGCCGGTGAAGGCGGTTTCGACCTGTTCCTTTGGGCGCAGCATACCGCACCAGCGGGTGACCCTGGCCTGTTCCTGTCGCTCTTTTTTGAAACGGACGCCGCGCGTAATTATTCCGGCTGGTCGAATCCGGATTACGACGCCTTGATTGCGGAGCTTCGCGCTGAAGGCGATCCCGAGGTGCGAATTGCGCTCGCTCATAAAGCACAGGAGATGATTGGCGAGCATGCGCCGGTGTCGTTCCTGGTGACGCCTGAATGGCACGTTGGTGTTTCCAAGCGCGTCGCTGGCTACAAACCGTGGGGGTCGGATTATTACGTCCTGCGTCCTGATTTCATGCTGACGCAATAACAACCTAAAAGGCATCCCTGATGAAGTGGCTCACGGCATCACGATATGTGGTCCTGCCGGTTGCGTCTGTCGGCGCTTCCTGGATTGCGGTGGTTGCCGTGAGCTTCTTGCTGATCCGGCTGATCCCTGGTGACCCGGTTGAGATTTTCATCAACCATATGAATGTTCGCACGACCGATGAGCTTATTGCGGCCTACCGCGCTGAATGGGGGCTCGACCGAAGTTTGGTTGTGCAATTTGCGATCTGGCTTGAAGGCTTTGTGAGCCTTGACTGGGGGAAATCATTTGTCACGGGCCAGGCCGTCACGGCTGAACTCTTTCCGCGTGCCGGCTGGTCGGCTGCCATCGGCTTCTCTGGAATGGCAAGCGCTATTCTTATTGGATACGGA contains:
- a CDS encoding GTP-binding protein, translated to MNALEKTPVTVLTGYLGAGKTTLLNRILSENHGKKYAVIVNEFGDVGIDNDLVVDADEEVFEMNNGCICCTVRGDLIRIIEGLMKRQNHFDGILIETTGLADPAPVAQTFFVDDDVQSKTKLDAIVTVVDARHLLQEIDKAHEAQEQLAFADIVLLNKVDLVEEQELVDVEQRIRRINPTAVIHRSERCQIGLDKILERGAFDLDRVLEIEPEFLKHFHDHDHDDHVTSFSLLSDSPLDPEQFFPWIQTIAQNHGQEMLRMKGIIAFENDDDRFVMQGVHMLLEGDHQQQWKADEQRTTRLVFIGRDLPREALEEGFRKCVVQAQVAVG
- a CDS encoding nitrate reductase translates to MTKFDNPLAPKFGRLKDKSAEIKGWVRDLMNVPTDTPITVAELACRDEGCPDIETVIGVLEPEKPITKIRVHATMTEVTKANIAEAAGLKQ
- a CDS encoding DUF1636 domain-containing protein, whose amino-acid sequence is MLEGDRAILSVCTRCRVPGDGCALEERPGYRLARGIKARFSQSDAARLGVELRGVRCMSQCKRHCVVALSGTGKFTLVFGDLDASVDADAVLRLAAQYAEAPNGLIERPDRPEPLRAGILGRIPPIGFDDDLVDTSFTIKPMHCKEVL
- a CDS encoding ABC transporter substrate-binding protein — translated: MLHLSLGGPVKRVLQTAALGAILALPLTLNPARADSVTVGQTFLASGLDPAEGSTGWALVTHGIGEQLFQVSRTGEVVPNLASSANFNADGTWTVELAPDRFFSDGTPVSAELVAAALNRTGEANPSARATAGRLTFEAVDADTLKVSTEEPTTILPSILAEWAFPVYLKTDEAPIFTGPFAVTDFQAGSQINMTPNTYYEGAEKRPDVVLRRISDGQSLALAFASGELDLAFNLPVESLSMFDGAHGEAVKSFPVAYQYMMWMNTRHPALEDVRVRKAIDLAVSRDDLVAAARAGKPATGAFASSYPFAASGPLKQDLEAASALLDEAGWMKGTDGVRSKDGKRLELVLWAYPQRPDLVTFQPVIRAALADLGVSVTTQVTESPSQVAGEGGFDLFLWAQHTAPAGDPGLFLSLFFETDAARNYSGWSNPDYDALIAELRAEGDPEVRIALAHKAQEMIGEHAPVSFLVTPEWHVGVSKRVAGYKPWGSDYYVLRPDFMLTQ